One segment of Leptospiraceae bacterium DNA contains the following:
- a CDS encoding hydroxymethylglutaryl-CoA lyase has product MKEKIKITEVGPRDGLQNETVIIPTQEKIQFINLLVDAGLKHIEATSFVRADKIPQLSDAIELSNQLNIQSSPIAYSALTPNLKGYELALKAGYKEVAIFGAASETFTKKNINRTIEESIQGFAELATRAYKDGVKIRGYISTVISCPYEGKISPDKVNSIVNRMLDLGVYEISLGETIGVAVPLDVERLLTVLFKNTKISFFAGHFHDTFGMAVANVAKSIEMGLRSFDSSAGGLGGCPYANGASGNLATEDLIYLLENLGFETEVNLDLLVKASNFMEKSLKKSLLSKTYIAKKKTLEL; this is encoded by the coding sequence ATGAAAGAAAAAATCAAAATTACCGAAGTAGGACCACGTGACGGACTACAAAATGAAACAGTCATCATACCAACACAAGAGAAAATCCAATTTATAAATTTGCTAGTGGATGCCGGATTAAAACATATTGAAGCGACTTCTTTTGTTCGAGCTGATAAAATTCCACAATTATCTGATGCAATTGAACTTTCAAATCAATTAAATATTCAATCAAGTCCAATCGCATACTCTGCTTTAACCCCTAATTTAAAAGGATATGAGTTGGCACTAAAGGCTGGATATAAAGAAGTAGCCATATTTGGTGCCGCTTCCGAAACATTTACAAAAAAAAATATAAATCGTACAATCGAAGAATCAATCCAAGGTTTCGCGGAATTAGCCACTAGAGCATATAAAGACGGGGTAAAAATAAGAGGTTATATTTCAACTGTAATTAGTTGCCCTTACGAAGGAAAAATTTCTCCCGATAAAGTAAATTCAATAGTAAATAGAATGTTAGATTTAGGAGTTTATGAAATTTCTCTTGGAGAAACGATTGGTGTTGCAGTTCCGCTAGATGTAGAGCGATTACTAACTGTCTTGTTCAAAAACACTAAAATCTCTTTTTTTGCCGGACACTTTCATGATACTTTTGGAATGGCAGTAGCCAATGTAGCAAAAAGCATTGAGATGGGATTACGATCATTTGACTCTAGTGCAGGTGGATTGGGTGGTTGCCCTTACGCAAACGGAGCAAGTGGGAATTTAGCTACAGAAGATTTGATTTATTTGTTAGAGAATTTAGGATTCGAAACAGAGGTTAATTTAGATTTGCTCGTAAAGGCATCCAATTTCATGGAGAAATCACTTAAAAAATCTCTATTATCTAAAACATATATAGCAAAAAAGAAAACACTGGAATTATGA
- a CDS encoding TIGR02757 family protein: MKNRRKFFDELATKYNNKIFLESDPIDFCYRYNNKNDIEVIGFISALFSYGNVFSIKKHLEILFNLFGKSPHTFIKKGNFINIESKIPKYRFQTSEDILLFLKSLSFILNNSISLEKLFFSENPNALLNENIVYFQNYFTEITKHLTKKNKLSYGLTFLIGSGKLSSSHKRYCMFLRWMVRDSFPDFGFYTSIKKENLIYPTDVHIVRLSRILGFSNRRTVDFTLAKYISEQFKLFNQNDPLLYDFPLSRLGILNICKTKYIPEICEKCEIKNICNIYNDVN, encoded by the coding sequence ATGAAAAATCGGAGGAAATTTTTTGACGAATTAGCTACAAAATACAACAATAAAATTTTTTTAGAATCCGATCCAATAGATTTTTGTTACCGCTATAATAATAAAAATGATATTGAGGTAATTGGTTTTATTTCCGCTCTCTTCTCCTACGGAAATGTCTTTTCTATCAAAAAACATTTAGAAATTTTATTTAACCTATTTGGAAAATCACCACATACCTTTATAAAGAAAGGTAATTTTATAAATATAGAATCTAAAATTCCAAAATATAGATTCCAAACATCCGAAGATATTCTATTGTTTTTAAAGAGTTTATCCTTCATTTTAAATAATAGTATCAGTTTGGAAAAATTATTTTTTTCAGAAAATCCTAATGCTCTGTTAAACGAAAATATTGTTTACTTTCAAAACTATTTTACAGAAATAACAAAACACCTTACTAAAAAAAATAAACTAAGTTATGGTTTAACGTTTCTTATAGGTTCAGGAAAACTTTCTTCCTCCCATAAGCGTTATTGTATGTTTCTACGTTGGATGGTGAGAGATAGTTTTCCTGATTTTGGATTTTATACATCAATAAAAAAAGAAAATTTAATTTATCCAACTGACGTACATATTGTTAGACTTTCAAGAATATTAGGATTTTCTAATAGACGAACTGTTGATTTTACTCTCGCAAAATACATTTCGGAGCAATTCAAACTTTTTAATCAAAATGATCCATTATTATATGATTTTCCACTCAGCCGATTAGGGATTCTAAATATTTGTAAAACTAAATACATTCCTGAAATTTGTGAAAAATGCGAAATAAAAAATATATGCAATATTTACAATGATGTAAACTAG
- a CDS encoding AAA family ATPase, whose protein sequence is MEKKIGKLGFVLGKFYPLHRGHIHLIESANKQVDKLIVIIGSLKSESISGDIRYTWLKKTFPNIEIHHLTDENPQYPEEHPDFWNIWISSIRKFIPQKIDIVFSSEIYGEELAQYLNAKHVCIDLERKTFPISGSQIRKNPMRNWDLISNAAKPYFVQKIVLYGPESTGKTTLSKKLANYFNTIWIPEYAREYLEKKLTPVELSDIPFIAKGQIQLEMEAINSSNKILFCDTDLLVTKVYSEHYYNTCPDWIIKEAYTREYSLHLLTYIDIPWVADRLRDRGDRKEEMFNLFQSELEKTKRPYKLITGNFEERFQKSVEIIKKEILMEEL, encoded by the coding sequence ATGGAAAAAAAAATTGGCAAACTAGGATTTGTTCTTGGGAAATTTTATCCGCTTCACAGAGGGCATATTCATTTAATCGAATCGGCAAACAAACAAGTTGATAAATTAATTGTAATCATTGGCAGTTTAAAAAGTGAAAGTATTTCTGGCGACATTCGATACACTTGGCTAAAAAAAACGTTCCCAAATATAGAGATTCATCATTTAACGGACGAGAATCCTCAATATCCAGAAGAACATCCTGATTTTTGGAATATATGGATATCAAGTATACGAAAATTTATCCCTCAAAAAATTGATATTGTTTTCTCATCCGAAATCTATGGAGAAGAATTAGCTCAATACTTAAATGCAAAACATGTTTGCATAGACTTAGAAAGAAAAACATTTCCCATTTCTGGCTCTCAGATCAGAAAGAATCCTATGCGAAATTGGGATTTAATTTCAAATGCGGCTAAGCCGTATTTTGTGCAAAAGATTGTATTGTATGGCCCTGAATCTACAGGCAAAACAACCTTATCAAAAAAATTAGCAAATTATTTTAATACAATTTGGATACCTGAGTATGCAAGAGAATACTTAGAAAAAAAACTAACTCCGGTCGAACTTTCTGATATTCCATTTATCGCTAAAGGACAAATTCAACTGGAGATGGAAGCTATTAATTCTTCAAATAAAATTTTATTTTGTGATACAGACTTACTTGTTACAAAAGTATACAGTGAACATTATTATAATACATGTCCAGACTGGATAATTAAAGAAGCGTATACTAGAGAGTATTCTCTTCATTTACTCACCTACATAGATATTCCATGGGTAGCAGACAGACTGCGAGATCGCGGAGATAGAAAAGAGGAAATGTTTAATTTATTTCAATCAGAATTGGAAAAAACTAAACGCCCGTATAAACTAATTACTGGAAATTTTGAAGAACGTTTCCAAAAATCAGTAGAAATCATTAAAAAAGAAATCCTAATGGAAGAACTATGA
- a CDS encoding TonB-dependent receptor, translating to MQNLPVELCEDILKLYIIIFFIFFSIFLYAQEKSINAKIRIIDKSTNSPKPNATVVVKESGGYFTTNSNGEVLFSVPTNGYYTLRIIAGGDVEVKRREISYDGQEIVIFVGEREKGAIEVTGEKEKTKLSRYTLQQEEIKRLPGAQGDSLKAILTLPGVSPALPIGLTPTAAFIPGGSGGPYSNSDRGDIVLRGAGSRANQFYFDGFPISYPFHLGNQSSVLNNNIIKSFDIYSGAYTTRYGYATGGIINIEGKSEVKKTNTILNMNLFLSDAMIETKLGEKTYVIAAARKNYPNLVLLKFYPEGIPPNAKYADYQDYQFKYGHEFSPKHKVSVSIFGARDRQAYTKTQAEFENIGSGSVDNRPPVGLDKQFRTEGIRYIYQPGAKFSNTLSLSKNTFKEFFEVKISNPVTAENIFGIQNVTTQTLYYVENIQNFEIIKNILKFETGQNYRERNITLKGENITQQNSLFAEVFNNLLDSSPTFRALVDGDGAKAKELGGFAEVNLDYAGFKFVPGVRWDHYNLADQKALSPRMNSSYTIAKTGTTFIGGAGIHRNAPVGIEQISERVGNSKLLMEKAEHLAIGINQEISSNWLFKVEGFRNIFSDLVVSDTYARNPYAINDQPRDIIQKPDFVSRNILIDKGISYSNRGDGYSEGVELFLKKSNKPGETGLFGWISYSNSITKRNNHQTRLSNTESRNRNLKNGTRKLLYQTEIGNNYLNYYDDNQFEFLYDNDKQELYDLDRTHLLNIVFGWKITNEWQIGGRFRYFTNTPITPIVDSDRIVIASSFGINLNTPKYSENYNSERLSSFHQIDIRIDRFSNYEWGVVNGYIEIINFYGRRNSSGQTFDPTKPFLKGVNPSPVYDTLNSPYVQSPLPGGRLAYLPLINIGLEVRF from the coding sequence ATTCAAAACTTACCCGTGGAGTTGTGTGAGGATATATTGAAGTTATATATAATAATATTTTTTATTTTCTTTTCTATATTTTTATACGCGCAAGAAAAATCGATTAACGCTAAAATTAGGATAATTGATAAATCTACGAATTCACCCAAACCAAATGCAACAGTTGTAGTTAAAGAATCAGGAGGATATTTTACAACTAACAGTAACGGAGAAGTTTTGTTCTCCGTACCGACTAATGGTTATTATACGCTACGAATAATAGCAGGAGGGGATGTTGAAGTAAAAAGGAGAGAAATATCTTATGATGGACAGGAGATTGTAATATTTGTAGGCGAGAGAGAAAAAGGTGCCATAGAAGTAACCGGTGAAAAAGAAAAAACTAAACTTTCTAGGTATACTCTACAACAAGAGGAAATTAAAAGATTACCAGGTGCACAGGGAGATTCATTAAAAGCCATTCTTACTCTTCCGGGAGTTTCACCTGCTTTACCAATAGGATTAACACCGACTGCTGCATTCATTCCTGGAGGAAGCGGCGGTCCTTATAGTAATAGCGATAGAGGCGATATAGTTTTAAGGGGAGCTGGCTCTCGTGCAAATCAATTTTATTTTGATGGATTTCCCATCAGTTATCCTTTTCATTTAGGTAATCAATCTTCTGTATTAAATAATAATATTATTAAATCCTTTGATATATATTCAGGTGCTTATACGACTAGGTACGGATATGCGACAGGCGGAATTATAAATATCGAAGGAAAATCCGAAGTCAAAAAAACTAATACAATTTTAAATATGAATTTATTTTTATCAGATGCTATGATTGAAACTAAATTAGGTGAAAAAACTTATGTTATCGCGGCGGCAAGAAAAAATTATCCAAACTTGGTATTACTTAAATTTTATCCGGAAGGTATTCCGCCTAATGCTAAGTATGCGGATTACCAAGACTATCAGTTTAAATACGGTCATGAATTTTCTCCAAAACACAAAGTTAGTGTTTCTATATTTGGAGCAAGAGACAGACAAGCCTATACGAAAACGCAAGCAGAATTTGAAAATATTGGATCTGGAAGTGTTGATAATAGACCACCAGTAGGTTTAGATAAACAATTTCGAACGGAAGGGATACGCTATATATACCAACCAGGAGCAAAATTTTCAAATACACTCAGTCTATCAAAAAATACATTTAAAGAATTCTTTGAAGTAAAGATATCCAATCCTGTGACAGCCGAAAATATTTTTGGAATACAAAATGTTACAACCCAAACTCTATATTATGTGGAAAATATTCAGAATTTTGAAATAATCAAAAATATACTTAAATTTGAGACAGGTCAAAATTATCGGGAAAGAAATATAACTTTAAAAGGAGAAAATATTACACAACAGAATTCCCTATTTGCAGAAGTATTCAATAATTTACTTGATAGTTCTCCAACATTTCGGGCGTTAGTGGATGGGGACGGAGCAAAAGCTAAAGAGTTAGGAGGTTTTGCAGAAGTTAATTTAGATTATGCGGGTTTCAAATTTGTTCCGGGAGTTCGATGGGATCATTATAATTTAGCAGATCAAAAAGCTCTTAGTCCACGGATGAATTCTTCGTATACGATAGCTAAAACTGGGACTACTTTTATAGGAGGAGCAGGTATTCATCGTAATGCGCCTGTTGGAATTGAGCAGATTTCTGAAAGAGTAGGGAACTCCAAATTACTTATGGAGAAAGCAGAACATTTAGCTATTGGCATTAATCAAGAAATAAGTTCCAATTGGCTTTTTAAGGTAGAAGGATTCCGAAATATTTTTTCTGATTTAGTGGTTTCGGATACTTATGCGCGCAATCCATATGCGATAAACGATCAACCAAGAGATATTATACAAAAGCCAGACTTTGTTTCTAGAAATATCCTAATAGACAAAGGAATTAGTTATTCAAATAGAGGAGACGGATACTCCGAAGGAGTGGAATTATTTCTTAAAAAATCAAATAAACCAGGAGAAACAGGATTATTTGGTTGGATTTCTTATTCTAATTCGATTACAAAAAGAAATAATCATCAGACTCGATTATCAAATACTGAATCGAGAAATCGAAATTTAAAAAATGGAACAAGGAAACTTCTTTATCAAACCGAAATAGGAAATAATTATCTAAATTATTACGACGATAACCAATTCGAATTTTTATATGATAACGACAAACAAGAATTATACGACCTAGACAGGACACATCTTTTAAATATTGTATTTGGTTGGAAAATAACCAATGAATGGCAAATAGGAGGTCGATTTAGATATTTTACAAATACTCCAATTACGCCTATCGTTGATTCGGACAGGATTGTTATTGCTTCTAGTTTTGGCATTAATTTGAATACACCAAAGTATTCCGAAAATTATAATTCAGAAAGACTTTCCTCGTTTCATCAAATTGATATTCGAATTGATCGATTTTCAAATTATGAATGGGGTGTTGTAAATGGATATATAGAAATAATTAATTTTTATGGAAGAAGAAATAGTTCAGGTCAAACTTTTGATCCAACTAAGCCATTTTTGAAAGGAGTCAATCCTTCTCCTGTATATGATACTTTAAATTCTCCTTACGTGCAATCACCATTACCCGGTGGGCGTTTAGCATATTTACCACTCATTAATATAGGTTTAGAGGTTAGATTTTAA
- a CDS encoding nicotinamide mononucleotide transporter, producing MDDLYQTLWQEMQNLETIGVFFGLISVGLTVKENIWCWPFGILNVILFGWIFFKSAIYGQMILQSFFFILILYGWYQWLYGKENNKSISIKNINGKEILVSIPVTILTAIIIAFGIRFFSEKENFTTLDSLITALSFTAQYFLAKKIIENWIIWVLIDIISVFLFIQTGLYKIGFFYFLLSILATTGYISWKKKLAN from the coding sequence ATGGATGATCTTTACCAAACGCTTTGGCAAGAAATGCAAAATTTAGAAACGATCGGAGTATTTTTTGGGCTAATCAGTGTTGGGCTTACAGTAAAGGAAAATATTTGGTGTTGGCCATTCGGAATTCTCAATGTAATTCTTTTCGGTTGGATATTTTTCAAATCTGCAATTTATGGACAAATGATTTTACAGTCATTCTTTTTTATCCTAATTCTATATGGTTGGTATCAATGGCTTTATGGGAAAGAGAATAATAAAAGTATATCCATTAAGAATATAAACGGAAAGGAAATCCTTGTATCAATTCCTGTTACTATTCTAACTGCCATAATAATTGCTTTTGGAATTCGTTTTTTTTCTGAAAAGGAAAATTTTACCACCTTAGACTCATTGATTACTGCTCTCAGTTTTACAGCTCAATATTTTCTAGCGAAAAAGATTATAGAAAATTGGATTATTTGGGTTCTAATTGATATTATTTCCGTTTTCCTATTTATACAAACTGGGTTATACAAAATCGGATTTTTTTATTTTCTTTTGTCAATTCTTGCAACAACTGGTTATATATCATGGAAAAAAAAATTGGCAAACTAG
- a CDS encoding adenylate/guanylate cyclase domain-containing protein, with translation MTLETFYKIYPWEEKYQIIGVKRLDWFWHFDLDISVESLWSYVSDTSRLNQALGLSKMNFEEKDGNLYGRSKNSGVTLEWIEIPWVWIYSKHLISIREYSKGLAHTVKAIYHFEKLSDTKTRFYVYLGWIPRGFFYKLMLLASESVIRKKYSTILLEIEKLSKTNKTFLPLDKRETESKIEKKELIFKITDELIQKQIRKELISKLINHIEYGNDLDLYRLRPLELAAKWNYPAREVVIAFMYATRLGLLNISWDTICPHCRGTRIENGSLYDVQKKAKCDVCDIDFENESENSIEITFHIHPSVRIVEKVFFCSAEPAKKPHIKLQKFLEPNEILTCSLSLGIGTYKLRAKGKDIIGNLEITDSESTKSVNWSLGDNQNYVAAENPEIRIINTDNVTRLFSLEETVWDPFILKPAYLFSLQEFHDLFSTDSIASDLKLELGMQTIFFTDIVGSSTLYELQGDSKTFVQVKKHFEEINKIVKENEGAIIKTIGDAVMAAFPSPSGAIEAAVSLRKEFNGEKNNSIQLRMSIHFGQCIAVSLNSGIDYFGKTVNIAAKIQKLAGASQIVFTKEYKDNPEVILFLESNNILIEEIKYSIPGMKDEFTIYRIDAN, from the coding sequence ATGACACTAGAAACTTTTTATAAAATTTACCCATGGGAAGAGAAATATCAAATAATAGGTGTTAAACGTTTAGATTGGTTTTGGCATTTCGATTTGGATATTTCCGTTGAATCACTTTGGTCTTATGTAAGTGATACATCCCGCCTTAACCAAGCTTTGGGATTATCCAAGATGAATTTTGAAGAAAAAGACGGAAATTTATATGGACGATCAAAAAATTCAGGTGTAACTTTAGAATGGATAGAAATTCCGTGGGTGTGGATTTACAGTAAACATTTAATCAGTATTCGTGAATACAGTAAAGGTTTAGCGCATACGGTTAAAGCAATTTATCATTTTGAAAAACTTAGCGATACTAAAACTAGATTCTATGTATATCTTGGTTGGATTCCACGAGGATTCTTCTATAAATTAATGTTGTTAGCCTCAGAATCAGTAATTCGAAAAAAATATTCTACTATACTTTTAGAGATTGAAAAACTCTCAAAGACCAATAAAACATTTCTTCCGTTAGATAAACGCGAAACTGAAAGTAAGATAGAAAAAAAGGAACTTATATTTAAAATTACTGATGAATTAATTCAAAAACAAATTCGCAAAGAATTAATCAGTAAACTGATAAATCATATAGAATATGGAAATGATTTAGATTTATACCGATTACGTCCACTAGAACTTGCGGCAAAATGGAATTATCCAGCGAGAGAAGTCGTAATTGCATTTATGTACGCGACTAGATTAGGTTTATTAAATATTAGTTGGGATACGATTTGTCCTCATTGCAGAGGAACAAGAATTGAAAATGGCTCTTTGTATGACGTTCAAAAAAAAGCAAAATGCGATGTATGTGACATTGACTTTGAAAATGAATCTGAAAATTCTATAGAAATTACATTTCATATACATCCATCAGTCCGAATTGTGGAAAAGGTTTTCTTTTGTAGTGCAGAACCGGCCAAAAAACCTCATATTAAATTGCAAAAATTTTTAGAGCCAAATGAAATTCTTACATGTTCTTTAAGTTTAGGAATAGGGACATATAAACTTCGCGCAAAAGGGAAAGATATAATTGGGAATTTAGAAATTACAGATTCGGAATCGACAAAATCCGTAAATTGGTCATTAGGGGATAATCAAAATTACGTCGCTGCAGAAAATCCAGAAATTCGAATCATTAACACAGATAATGTTACTCGATTGTTTTCTCTTGAAGAGACAGTTTGGGATCCATTTATTTTAAAGCCAGCGTATTTATTCAGTCTGCAAGAATTTCATGACTTATTTTCTACAGATTCGATTGCAAGTGATTTAAAATTGGAACTCGGTATGCAGACTATCTTTTTTACAGATATAGTTGGGTCATCGACTCTTTATGAATTACAAGGGGATTCAAAAACTTTTGTACAAGTAAAAAAACACTTTGAGGAAATTAATAAAATAGTAAAAGAAAACGAAGGAGCCATAATTAAAACAATTGGTGACGCTGTGATGGCTGCATTTCCTTCCCCGAGTGGAGCTATCGAGGCGGCGGTTTCTTTAAGAAAAGAATTTAATGGAGAAAAAAACAATTCAATTCAATTAAGAATGTCTATTCATTTTGGTCAATGTATTGCGGTTAGCTTAAATAGTGGGATAGATTATTTTGGAAAAACTGTAAATATAGCTGCAAAAATTCAAAAACTAGCAGGTGCTTCTCAAATAGTATTTACAAAGGAATACAAAGATAATCCTGAAGTAATATTATTTTTAGAATCAAATAATATTTTAATAGAAGAAATAAAATATTCTATTCCTGGTATGAAAGACGAATTTACGATCTATAGAATTGATGCAAATTAG
- a CDS encoding STAS domain-containing protein, with the protein MKLDKLNYNNLTIVLFEGFLDMGTFREFELYIQNIMVSDSLAIGIDLSKCRAIDSSGMGCILRIMNNLKGKNKKLSLLDVPSNIKGILKISQIDKYLKIESTDEFKKSIP; encoded by the coding sequence ATGAAATTAGATAAACTCAACTATAATAATCTTACTATTGTCCTTTTTGAAGGATTTCTTGATATGGGGACATTTAGAGAATTTGAATTATATATCCAAAACATAATGGTTTCAGATTCATTAGCAATAGGTATTGATCTTTCTAAGTGTCGTGCTATTGATTCTTCTGGAATGGGTTGTATTCTAAGAATTATGAACAATCTGAAAGGAAAAAATAAGAAACTCTCCTTACTCGATGTCCCTTCCAATATAAAAGGAATTTTAAAAATCAGTCAAATTGATAAGTATTTGAAAATTGAATCCACTGATGAATTCAAAAAATCAATCCCATAA
- a CDS encoding undecaprenyl-diphosphate phosphatase yields the protein MNNYLNLVLRSIIESITEFLPVSSTGHLFLFTSFFPFEGLEDGASFDDLFDIFIQSGAILSVLVLYRKFLFEKIKLSANYILNKTEDRSGFHFLLHIAIGSFPVLLIGFLFKGILDTVKSSQYLLAILGFAWLAGGIAIVFVEKKLESTKESVSDRTSEITFREAITIGTFQCFALIPGMSRSAMTIITARILGLSKKSAAEYSFFLAIPVLIAASLYKLYKYRSLLYGDTIYLLLLGFLLTFILCMFIIKWFISFIQKNSFSSFGYYRIILGMVVVAYYLHKL from the coding sequence ATGAACAATTATTTAAATTTAGTTCTAAGAAGTATAATTGAATCAATTACTGAATTTTTGCCCGTATCCTCAACCGGGCATTTATTTTTATTTACTTCTTTTTTCCCGTTCGAAGGATTAGAAGATGGTGCGAGCTTTGATGATTTATTTGATATCTTCATTCAGAGTGGTGCAATACTGTCCGTTTTGGTTCTCTACAGAAAATTTTTATTCGAAAAAATTAAACTAAGTGCTAATTATATTTTAAATAAAACAGAAGATCGTTCTGGTTTTCATTTTTTACTTCATATTGCCATTGGTTCTTTCCCTGTGCTCTTAATTGGATTTCTATTTAAAGGTATTCTGGATACTGTAAAATCTAGTCAATATCTTCTTGCCATTTTAGGTTTCGCTTGGTTAGCCGGTGGAATCGCAATTGTATTTGTAGAGAAAAAATTAGAATCTACAAAAGAGTCGGTTTCTGATAGAACATCAGAAATAACTTTTAGAGAAGCGATTACAATTGGAACATTTCAATGTTTTGCGTTAATTCCAGGTATGTCTAGATCTGCTATGACTATTATCACAGCAAGAATTTTGGGTTTATCTAAAAAATCGGCGGCAGAATATTCTTTTTTTCTTGCCATTCCTGTATTGATTGCGGCAAGTCTTTATAAATTATATAAGTATAGATCTCTATTATATGGGGATACTATATATTTACTTCTATTAGGTTTTCTATTAACTTTTATTCTTTGTATGTTTATAATTAAGTGGTTTATATCATTTATTCAGAAAAATAGTTTTTCCAGTTTTGGATATTATCGAATTATACTCGGAATGGTAGTAGTTGCGTATTATTTACATAAATTGTAA
- a CDS encoding lipoprotein LipL31, protein MKFKLILINLIILSVISFAGCEDDSSSVIETLDGEKITVKNFETTYETAIESMSRMQNVEKENLIKIVSTDIDELDEQLKSVNYQFQPKNFYDNYRNMYMIKAAADKSGFSTRADIKNIAKYLEMQTISQLYIQEQVEKKIKITDEDATVKCKELREKDPRMKSVTLDRCLQIGRGVLKQEETQKILPKVLERVKEGISIKHNDKFDLEQYLKTGPSILKKEATNKESEKTDSKPTENK, encoded by the coding sequence ATGAAATTCAAACTAATTCTAATTAATTTAATCATTCTCAGCGTAATCAGTTTTGCTGGATGCGAGGATGACAGTAGCAGCGTAATTGAAACTTTAGATGGAGAAAAAATCACTGTAAAAAACTTTGAAACAACGTATGAAACGGCTATAGAATCAATGAGCCGCATGCAAAATGTAGAAAAAGAGAATTTAATTAAAATTGTATCGACCGACATTGATGAATTAGATGAACAATTAAAATCTGTTAATTATCAATTTCAACCTAAAAACTTTTATGATAATTACAGAAATATGTATATGATCAAAGCAGCTGCGGATAAGTCCGGTTTTTCTACACGCGCTGATATTAAGAATATTGCAAAGTATTTGGAAATGCAAACCATTTCACAACTTTATATTCAAGAGCAAGTAGAGAAAAAAATCAAAATTACAGATGAGGATGCAACTGTTAAATGTAAGGAATTACGTGAGAAAGATCCGCGTATGAAGTCTGTAACTCTAGACAGATGTTTACAAATTGGAAGAGGAGTTCTAAAACAAGAAGAAACTCAGAAAATTCTTCCGAAAGTTTTAGAGAGAGTAAAAGAAGGAATTTCTATTAAACACAATGATAAGTTTGATTTGGAACAATACTTAAAAACAGGGCCTAGCATACTAAAAAAAGAAGCCACCAATAAAGAATCTGAAAAAACAGACTCTAAACCAACCGAAAATAAATAA